The proteins below come from a single Parageobacillus thermoglucosidasius genomic window:
- the folK gene encoding 2-amino-4-hydroxy-6-hydroxymethyldihydropteridine diphosphokinase produces the protein MENHAYIALGSNIGDRFFYLREAVKMLDSHQQISVAAASSIYETEPVGYIHQNKFLNMVVKIYTSLSPFALLDVTQKIEQNFGRKREMRWGPRTLDLDILLYNHENIETEQLIIPHPRMTERAFVMIPLLELNRDIHIPNVTQCLLHLVDRLPDKEGVRVWKQKNGEDVFALFES, from the coding sequence ATGGAAAATCACGCATACATCGCACTTGGTTCTAATATCGGTGATCGCTTCTTTTATTTGCGGGAAGCTGTCAAAATGTTGGATAGTCATCAACAAATTTCCGTCGCTGCTGCTTCATCTATTTATGAAACCGAACCAGTCGGCTATATCCATCAAAATAAGTTTTTAAATATGGTCGTCAAAATTTATACTTCTCTTTCTCCTTTTGCATTGCTAGATGTTACACAAAAAATCGAACAAAATTTTGGGAGAAAAAGGGAAATGCGTTGGGGGCCGCGAACGTTGGACCTTGACATTTTATTATATAATCACGAAAATATTGAAACAGAACAACTTATCATTCCTCATCCGCGTATGACAGAGCGTGCGTTTGTGATGATTCCATTGTTGGAATTAAATCGCGATATCCATATTCCGAATGTCACTCAATGTCTATTGCACCTTGTAGATCGACTACCTGACAAAGAAGGAGTTCGTGTATGGAAGCAGAAAAATGGGGAAGACGTATTCGCGCTTTTCGAAAGCTAA